A window of the Nisaea acidiphila genome harbors these coding sequences:
- a CDS encoding helix-turn-helix domain-containing protein, with product MARTPIGMRLRERRKSLGRTQAELANLVGISPSYLNLIEHNKRQVGGALLRRLAETLEVGIDYLDGAAERRLIQDLDEIAADPLHADLGIDPESAADLVARHRPWASLMVKQHRETLDQMETVRALSDRLSQDPFLSDAVHGMLSNIAAIRSTSEILASVADIPEDQQLRFHRNLAEESARLSDIAQAMAGYFDRAPSRLGSVTPAEEVDDFLLEHQNYFAAIEEAVEGFSESLGCDPVAPEFESVAHRVLAERSPELVAALETATAELPAASRRFAFARALAVSALREEIEDIAASAELLTSDAALVRARRALQSYAAAALLMPYDRFRDAAIACRYDIDTLQYRFGVSLEQTCHRLASLRRPGAEGVPFAFMRSDPAGYITKRLPLRDLPLPRYGGACPLWAIYRAFQTPDRVSRHLVEFPDRSRFVFIARTVAKHATGFDRPRHLVSIMLGCDALYAPDIVYGDGLDLSAKSAAEPVGSACRVCPREDCRHRQEHPITGS from the coding sequence ATGGCCCGGACACCGATCGGAATGCGGCTGCGCGAACGACGCAAGAGCCTCGGGCGCACACAGGCGGAACTCGCCAACCTCGTCGGCATCTCCCCCTCCTATCTCAACCTGATCGAACACAACAAAAGGCAGGTCGGCGGTGCGCTGCTGCGCCGCCTCGCCGAAACGCTCGAGGTCGGGATAGACTATCTGGACGGCGCCGCCGAAAGGCGCCTGATCCAGGATCTGGACGAGATCGCCGCCGATCCGCTGCACGCGGATCTCGGGATCGACCCCGAGAGCGCGGCCGATCTTGTCGCCCGGCACCGCCCCTGGGCGAGCCTCATGGTCAAGCAGCACCGCGAGACCCTCGACCAGATGGAAACGGTTCGGGCGCTTTCCGACCGGTTGAGCCAGGACCCTTTCCTGTCAGACGCGGTCCACGGAATGCTCTCCAACATCGCCGCGATCCGCTCGACCTCGGAGATTCTTGCCAGCGTCGCGGACATCCCCGAGGACCAGCAATTGCGGTTTCACCGGAACCTCGCCGAGGAGAGCGCCCGGCTTTCGGACATTGCGCAGGCCATGGCCGGGTATTTTGACCGGGCCCCATCCCGCCTCGGATCCGTCACGCCGGCGGAGGAAGTGGACGACTTCCTGCTGGAGCACCAGAACTACTTCGCCGCCATCGAAGAGGCCGTGGAGGGTTTCTCAGAGAGTCTCGGATGCGATCCCGTCGCACCGGAATTCGAGAGCGTGGCGCACCGCGTACTGGCCGAACGCAGCCCGGAGCTGGTCGCGGCCCTGGAAACCGCGACGGCAGAGCTTCCGGCAGCGAGCCGGCGTTTCGCTTTTGCCCGAGCGCTTGCGGTGTCCGCACTTCGCGAGGAGATCGAGGACATCGCGGCCTCGGCGGAATTGCTCACAAGCGACGCAGCCCTGGTTCGGGCGCGGCGCGCCCTGCAATCCTATGCCGCAGCGGCGCTGCTCATGCCCTACGACCGGTTCCGCGACGCGGCCATCGCCTGCCGCTACGACATCGATACGCTGCAATACCGGTTCGGGGTCAGCCTGGAGCAGACCTGCCACCGCCTCGCCTCGCTCCGGCGGCCGGGCGCCGAAGGCGTGCCTTTCGCCTTCATGCGCTCCGACCCGGCGGGCTACATCACCAAACGCCTGCCCCTGCGGGACCTGCCGCTGCCGCGCTACGGCGGCGCCTGTCCGCTCTGGGCGATTTATCGCGCCTTCCAGACGCCCGACCGGGTTTCCAGGCACCTGGTGGAGTTTCCTGACCGCAGCCGCTTCGTCTTCATCGCCAGAACGGTGGCAAAACACGCCACCGGATTCGACCGCCCCAGGCACCTCGTTTCCATCATGCTCGGCTGCGATGCGCTCTACGCTCCCGATATCGTCTACGGAGACGGACTGGACCTTTCGGCGAAATCGGCCGCGGAACCGGTCGGCTCCGCCTGCCGTGTCTGCCCGCGCGAGGACTGCCGGCACCGCCAGGAACACCCGATTACCGGGAGCTGA
- a CDS encoding response regulator transcription factor, giving the protein MTTRVFIAEDEPNILESLSFLLGREGWEVTSALDGNAALEQLNNEALPDVVILDIMLPHRNGFEILRQLRASPRTNKLPVIVLTAKGQEKDRKTAEEIGADAFVTKPFSNRDVVDQVRRLAGL; this is encoded by the coding sequence GTGACGACACGCGTCTTTATCGCCGAGGACGAGCCGAACATCCTTGAATCTCTGAGCTTTCTGCTCGGACGCGAGGGATGGGAGGTGACAAGCGCGCTGGACGGCAACGCCGCACTGGAACAACTCAACAATGAAGCGCTGCCGGATGTGGTGATCCTCGACATCATGCTGCCGCACCGGAACGGCTTCGAGATCCTGCGCCAGCTGCGCGCATCGCCACGTACCAATAAACTTCCGGTCATCGTCCTTACCGCCAAGGGCCAGGAAAAGGATCGCAAGACCGCGGAGGAGATCGGCGCCGACGCATTCGTCACCAAGCCGTTCTCGAACCGCGACGTCGTCGACCAGGTCCGCAGGCTGGCCGGGCTCTAG
- a CDS encoding branched-chain amino acid ABC transporter permease yields MDAILLQILNGLDKGSAYALIALGLTLIFGTLGVVNFAHGALFMLGAFCAVTLNKIFQFSYETIDPVRKDFLGNPLKVETPYVYDWFGADAGAAMIEWSVPLSILFAIPVMILIGLTMERGLIKYFYKRPHADQILVTFGLAIVLQEIIKYFYGANPIPTPAPQALTGSADIGAAIGFDAGSIIYPYWRLVYFLFATVIIGGVFAFLRYTTFGMVVRAGMADRETVGLLGINIDKRFTIMFAIAACVAGLAGVMYTPINSPNYHMGMDFLVLSFVVVVVGGMGSLGGAVAAGFLLGVLESFASMGEIVALLPGINQIIIYLVAIIILLTRPRGLMGRKGVMEE; encoded by the coding sequence ATGGACGCGATTTTACTTCAAATTCTGAACGGACTGGACAAAGGCAGCGCCTATGCGCTGATCGCGCTCGGTCTCACCTTGATCTTCGGCACCTTGGGCGTGGTCAATTTTGCGCACGGGGCGCTGTTCATGCTTGGCGCATTTTGTGCGGTCACGCTGAACAAGATCTTCCAGTTTTCCTACGAGACCATCGACCCGGTCCGCAAAGACTTCCTCGGCAATCCCCTCAAGGTCGAAACGCCGTATGTCTATGACTGGTTCGGCGCCGATGCCGGCGCGGCCATGATCGAATGGTCGGTGCCATTGTCGATCCTGTTTGCCATACCGGTCATGATCCTGATCGGTCTGACGATGGAACGCGGCCTGATCAAATACTTCTACAAGCGCCCGCACGCCGATCAGATCCTCGTGACTTTTGGACTGGCGATCGTGCTGCAGGAAATCATCAAGTATTTCTACGGCGCCAACCCGATTCCGACACCCGCGCCGCAGGCATTGACCGGTAGCGCCGATATCGGTGCCGCGATCGGGTTCGACGCAGGCTCGATCATCTATCCGTATTGGCGTCTGGTCTATTTCCTGTTCGCGACGGTGATCATCGGGGGCGTATTCGCTTTTCTCAGATACACGACCTTTGGCATGGTCGTGCGCGCCGGCATGGCGGACCGAGAGACCGTCGGTCTCCTCGGAATCAATATCGACAAGCGGTTCACGATCATGTTCGCAATCGCGGCCTGCGTGGCCGGCCTCGCGGGCGTGATGTACACCCCGATCAACTCGCCGAACTATCACATGGGGATGGACTTCCTGGTTCTGTCCTTCGTCGTGGTCGTGGTCGGCGGCATGGGGTCGCTCGGAGGGGCGGTCGCCGCAGGTTTTCTGCTGGGCGTGCTGGAGTCCTTCGCGTCCATGGGCGAGATCGTCGCGCTGCTGCCGGGTATCAACCAGATCATCATCTAC
- a CDS encoding substrate-binding protein: MAKFTTDVTRRGLLKGSALVGVSLAAPTIFTRTANAFTNEPKGGSVTLGFNVPQTGPYADEGADELRAYELAVEHLNGGGDGGMLNTFSSKALKGAGILGKKVEYVTGDTQTKSDAARASAKSMIEKDGAIMITGGSSSGVAVAVQALCQEAGVIFMAGLTHSNDTTGKDKKANGFRHFFNSYMSGAALAPVLGKAYGNDRKAYHLTADYNWGYTTEEAVRSSTEAMGWETVAAVKTPLAQTDFSSYITPVLQSDADVLVLNHYGGNMVNSLTNAVQFGLRERSVNGKNFEIVVPLYSRLMAKGAGENVKGIFGSTNWHWSLQDEGSKAFVKSFGTKYGFPPSQAAHTCYVQALLYADAVERAGSFNPCAVAEALEGFEFDGMGNGKTLYRADDHQCFKDVLVVKGKENPTSEFDLLEIVEVTPVSQVTYAPDHPQFAGGSLGTCNPGA, encoded by the coding sequence ATGGCAAAGTTCACTACGGACGTCACTCGCCGTGGCCTGCTGAAAGGCTCGGCCCTGGTCGGCGTCAGCCTTGCGGCTCCGACGATCTTCACTCGTACCGCGAATGCCTTTACGAACGAACCGAAGGGCGGCAGCGTCACCCTCGGTTTCAACGTCCCGCAGACAGGCCCTTATGCGGACGAGGGTGCGGATGAGCTCCGCGCCTACGAGCTCGCGGTCGAGCACCTCAATGGTGGCGGCGACGGCGGGATGCTGAACACGTTCTCGTCCAAGGCCCTCAAGGGTGCCGGTATCCTCGGCAAGAAGGTCGAGTATGTCACCGGCGACACGCAGACCAAGTCGGACGCGGCCCGAGCATCGGCGAAGTCGATGATCGAGAAAGACGGCGCGATCATGATCACCGGCGGGTCTTCCTCCGGTGTCGCCGTGGCCGTGCAGGCTCTGTGTCAGGAAGCCGGCGTGATCTTCATGGCTGGCCTGACCCACTCCAACGACACCACGGGTAAGGACAAAAAGGCCAACGGTTTCCGGCACTTCTTCAACAGCTACATGTCCGGTGCGGCGCTTGCGCCGGTGCTCGGCAAAGCCTACGGCAACGACCGTAAAGCCTACCACCTGACGGCCGATTACAACTGGGGCTACACGACGGAAGAAGCCGTCCGCAGCTCGACCGAAGCAATGGGTTGGGAGACCGTCGCTGCGGTCAAGACTCCGCTGGCTCAGACCGACTTCTCGTCCTACATCACGCCGGTCCTGCAGTCCGACGCCGACGTGCTCGTGCTGAACCACTATGGCGGCAACATGGTGAACTCTCTCACCAACGCCGTTCAGTTCGGCCTGCGCGAGCGCAGCGTCAACGGCAAGAACTTCGAGATCGTGGTTCCGCTCTACTCGCGTCTGATGGCCAAGGGCGCGGGCGAGAACGTTAAGGGCATCTTCGGTTCGACGAACTGGCATTGGTCGCTGCAGGACGAGGGCTCCAAGGCCTTCGTTAAGTCCTTCGGCACCAAGTATGGTTTCCCGCCGAGCCAGGCCGCACACACCTGCTACGTCCAGGCTCTGCTCTATGCCGATGCCGTCGAGCGGGCCGGCAGCTTCAACCCGTGCGCCGTTGCCGAAGCTCTCGAAGGCTTCGAGTTCGATGGTATGGGCAACGGCAAGACGCTGTACCGTGCGGACGATCACCAGTGCTTCAAAGACGTGCTGGTCGTGAAGGGTAAAGAGAACCCGACTTCGGAGTTCGATTTGCTTGAGATCGTCGAGGTTACGCCGGTCTCTCAGGTCACCTACGCGCCGGATCACCCGCAGTTCGCGGGCGGTAGCCTCGGCACCTGTAACCCGGGCGCCTAG